One window from the genome of Stigmatella erecta encodes:
- a CDS encoding FAD-dependent oxidoreductase — protein MPAIDPTQTVTLAGAGLVGSLLAMFLARRGFQVEVLERRADMRKEQGSAGRSINLAISARGLHALRQVGLEQEALRHAIPMQGRMIHPLSGELSLQPYGKDDSQHINSISRAWLNKSLMTHAEETGRVAIRFKQRIQHADFDTGTLTVLDEPSGTSREVRTAVLLGTDGSGSAVRQEMMRLPGYHSTQEPLGHGYKELTIPAGQGGTFRMEKNALHIWPRGAFMLIALPNEDGSFTCTLFLPFEGPVSFASLDSPGKVQAFFEEQFPDAVPLLPELTQDFFHNPTGTMVTVKSAPWHVGGRALVLGDAAHAIVPFFGQGMNCGFEDCVELDACLKRHRTWEDAFEEFFGLRKTNADAIADMAVENFTEMSSSTASARFLLEKQVEKALLNAFPGQFLSRYSLVSFSRAPYRLAYEAGTRAGGIVSELAEGLSRVEDVDMERAARLIQERLVPFMKEHADGFRTEG, from the coding sequence ATGCCCGCGATTGACCCGACGCAGACCGTGACGTTGGCTGGAGCGGGGCTGGTGGGCTCATTGCTGGCCATGTTCCTGGCCCGGCGCGGCTTCCAGGTGGAGGTGCTGGAGCGGCGTGCGGACATGCGGAAGGAGCAGGGCTCGGCGGGGCGCTCCATCAACCTCGCCATCTCCGCGCGAGGGCTGCATGCGCTGCGGCAGGTGGGGCTGGAGCAGGAGGCGCTGCGGCACGCCATCCCCATGCAGGGCCGGATGATCCACCCGCTGTCGGGGGAGCTGAGCCTGCAACCCTACGGGAAGGATGACTCCCAGCACATCAACAGCATCTCCCGGGCGTGGCTCAACAAGAGCCTGATGACGCACGCGGAAGAGACAGGCCGGGTTGCCATCCGCTTCAAGCAGCGCATCCAGCACGCGGACTTCGACACGGGCACGCTCACGGTGCTGGACGAGCCCAGCGGCACGTCCCGGGAGGTGCGGACCGCCGTGCTGCTGGGAACGGACGGCTCGGGCTCGGCGGTGCGGCAGGAGATGATGCGGCTGCCGGGCTACCACTCGACCCAGGAGCCGCTGGGCCACGGCTACAAGGAGCTGACCATTCCGGCGGGGCAGGGGGGCACGTTCCGGATGGAGAAGAACGCGCTGCACATCTGGCCGCGGGGCGCCTTCATGCTCATCGCGCTGCCGAACGAGGACGGCAGCTTCACCTGCACGCTCTTCCTGCCGTTCGAAGGGCCGGTGAGCTTTGCGTCCCTGGACTCCCCCGGGAAGGTGCAGGCCTTCTTCGAGGAGCAGTTCCCGGACGCCGTTCCGCTCCTGCCGGAGCTGACGCAGGACTTCTTCCACAACCCCACGGGGACGATGGTCACCGTGAAGAGCGCGCCCTGGCACGTGGGAGGGCGCGCGCTGGTGCTGGGAGACGCGGCGCACGCCATCGTGCCGTTCTTCGGCCAGGGGATGAACTGCGGCTTCGAGGACTGCGTGGAGCTCGATGCGTGCCTGAAGCGCCACCGGACGTGGGAGGACGCCTTCGAGGAGTTCTTCGGGCTGCGCAAGACGAACGCGGATGCCATCGCGGACATGGCGGTGGAGAACTTCACGGAGATGAGCAGCAGCACGGCCAGCGCGCGCTTCTTGCTGGAGAAGCAGGTGGAGAAGGCGCTGCTCAACGCGTTTCCGGGCCAGTTCCTGAGCCGCTACTCGCTGGTGAGCTTCAGCCGGGCGCCCTACCGCCTGGCCTACGAGGCCGGCACGCGGGCGGGAGGCATCGTGTCCGAGCTGGCCGAGGGCCTGTCGCGGGTGGAGGACGTGGACATGGAGCGGGCCGCCCGGCTCATCCAGGAGCGGCTGGTGCCATTCATGAAGGAGCACGCGGATGGATTTCGGACTGAAGGATAA
- the kynU gene encoding kynureninase: MTEASMRFEEGEAFARRMDAEDPLRAFREEFLFPQNPQGGPLVYLAGNSLGLQPRRTRQYVQEELEDWGRLGVEGHFHARHPWLPYHENLTGQTARLVGALPSEVVVMNTLSVNLHLMMVSFYRPTRERFKLLIEGGAFPSDQYAVASQARFHGFDPKDAVLKLEPRAGEDTLRTEDILETLERHGASIALVLLGNVNYLTGQAFDMKALTQAAHARGCRVGFDLAHGAGNLHLSLHDDGPDFAVWCSYKYLNGGPGALGGVFVHERHARAEGLPRFEGWWGNDKATRFQMGPDFVPLPGAEGWQISNPPILQLAALRASMELFDQATMPRLRAKGDLLTGYLEFLLGQLPPGFVRITTPRDVKARGSQLSLRFSRDPRRLLTRLSEADVCCDFRSPDIIRAAPAPLYNSFQDVYRFVKVLESHARD; encoded by the coding sequence ATGACGGAGGCTTCGATGCGTTTCGAGGAAGGGGAGGCGTTCGCGCGGAGGATGGACGCCGAGGACCCCCTGCGCGCGTTCCGGGAGGAGTTCCTCTTTCCCCAGAACCCCCAGGGCGGGCCGCTGGTCTACCTGGCCGGAAACTCGCTGGGGCTCCAGCCCCGCCGGACGCGGCAGTACGTCCAGGAGGAGCTGGAGGACTGGGGGCGGCTGGGCGTGGAGGGCCACTTCCATGCGCGCCACCCCTGGCTGCCGTACCACGAGAACCTGACCGGACAGACGGCGCGGCTGGTGGGGGCGCTGCCCTCCGAAGTGGTGGTGATGAACACCCTCTCGGTGAACCTCCACCTGATGATGGTGTCGTTCTACCGGCCCACGCGCGAGCGCTTCAAGCTCCTCATCGAAGGCGGAGCGTTCCCCTCGGACCAGTACGCGGTGGCCTCGCAGGCGCGCTTTCACGGGTTCGATCCCAAGGACGCGGTGCTGAAGCTGGAGCCACGCGCGGGCGAGGACACGCTGCGCACGGAGGACATCCTGGAGACGCTGGAGCGGCACGGCGCCAGCATCGCCCTGGTGCTGCTGGGCAACGTGAACTACCTCACCGGGCAGGCGTTCGACATGAAGGCCCTCACCCAGGCCGCGCACGCGCGGGGCTGCCGGGTGGGGTTCGATCTGGCGCACGGGGCGGGCAACCTGCACCTGTCGCTGCACGACGATGGGCCCGACTTCGCCGTCTGGTGCTCGTACAAGTACCTCAACGGCGGCCCGGGAGCGCTGGGAGGCGTCTTCGTCCACGAGCGGCACGCCCGGGCGGAGGGCCTGCCGCGCTTCGAGGGCTGGTGGGGCAACGACAAGGCCACCCGGTTCCAGATGGGGCCGGACTTCGTCCCGCTGCCGGGGGCGGAAGGGTGGCAGATCTCCAACCCGCCCATTCTCCAGCTCGCGGCCCTGAGGGCCTCGATGGAGCTGTTCGACCAGGCCACCATGCCCCGCCTGAGGGCCAAGGGCGACCTGCTCACGGGCTACCTGGAGTTCCTGCTCGGCCAGTTGCCGCCGGGGTTCGTGCGCATCACCACTCCGAGGGACGTGAAGGCGCGGGGCTCGCAGCTCTCGCTGCGCTTCTCGCGGGACCCGAGGCGCTTGCTGACCCGGCTCTCCGAGGCGGACGTCTGCTGTGACTTCCGGTCGCCGGACATCATCCGGGCGGCCCCCGCGCCGCTGTACAACTCCTTTCAGGACGTCTACCGCTTCGTGAAGGTGCTGGAGAGCCATGCCCGCGATTGA
- a CDS encoding SDR family oxidoreductase, translating to MDFGLKDKRALVLGASGGLGFAIASTLVKEGAKVAICSRSEERIRAAASSMGAVQGIAADLTTPGSTRSVVEKAIAVLGGVDILVINTGGPPKGGILDVTDAQWQEGFQSLWMGAVEGIRAAVPGMKERNWGRIVMVTSSSAREPMPGLTISSGLRSGLMGLTKIVSDEVAGHGITLNAVLPGYHATDRLKQLGIAEERLSSQIPARRLGRPEELGALVAFLASEQAAYITGQSIVADGGASRSF from the coding sequence ATGGATTTCGGACTGAAGGATAAGCGGGCGCTGGTGCTGGGGGCCTCCGGTGGCTTGGGGTTCGCCATTGCCTCGACGCTGGTGAAGGAGGGGGCGAAGGTGGCCATCTGCTCGCGCAGCGAAGAGCGGATTCGCGCCGCGGCATCGAGCATGGGGGCGGTGCAGGGAATCGCCGCGGACCTCACCACGCCGGGGAGCACCCGGTCGGTCGTGGAAAAAGCCATCGCGGTGCTGGGCGGCGTGGACATCCTGGTCATCAACACCGGGGGCCCGCCGAAAGGCGGCATCCTGGATGTGACAGACGCTCAGTGGCAGGAAGGCTTCCAGAGCCTGTGGATGGGCGCGGTGGAAGGGATTCGAGCGGCAGTGCCAGGAATGAAGGAGCGGAACTGGGGCCGCATCGTGATGGTGACCTCCTCCTCGGCCCGGGAGCCCATGCCAGGGCTCACCATCTCCAGCGGACTGAGGTCAGGCCTGATGGGGCTCACCAAGATTGTCAGCGATGAGGTTGCGGGCCACGGCATCACCCTGAACGCCGTGCTCCCGGGCTATCACGCCACGGATCGTCTGAAACAACTGGGCATTGCCGAGGAGCGGCTCTCCTCGCAGATTCCCGCGCGGCGGTTGGGGCGTCCGGAAGAGCTGGGCGCCTTGGTGGCATTCCTGGCTTCGGAACAAGCCGCGTACATCACCGGTCAATCCATCGTGGCCGACGGTGGCGCGTCTCGCAGTTTCTGA